The Methanosarcina acetivorans C2A genome includes the window TTCCCAATTTCCCGAGAGGGGGAGAGAATGCTCTCCAACTTCAGCCTGACGCGCTGTTCACTCTGGCGCAGAGCCTCCTCTGCCCGCTTGCGATCGGTAATGTCAGTGAGCATACCCAGGGAACCTGTAAACTCGCCTCCCTTATTAAAAAGGGCTTTAGCACTTATAAGCGTCCATACGGGAGAGCTATCCTTACATATTAATTTAAGTTCGTAGATCTCATTGATACCCTGCCGTCTATTGTCCATATTCCGGTTGAGGATATCCCTACTTTCTTCATCGACAAAGTCCCATAAAGATCTGCCAATCATTTCTTCCAGACTGTATCCTAAAATCTCCGACATTTTCTTATTTGAATAGGTAATCCTGATCCCAGAGTTAATTATAAATATACCTTCATTGGCGGTTTCCACGATATTGCGGTATTTTTCTTCGCTTTCTTTAAGCCTCTCTTCAACTTTTTTGCGTTCATTGATATCACGGGCAACATAAATACTCCCAATGAGTTTTCCTTCAGAATCATGTAGTGGCGAGGCGCTTACCACGAAATAACCCCCAAGACGGTTCTCGCAAACCTCTGCGGTATGCTCAACTCCGTCATTAAGAAACTGCCGGTGCGGGCAAAAAGAGGGAGGACTATCTGTCCCGTGGATAACGTGATAGCAGGTTAACTCTGTGCATTCTTCCGGTGTCACCCCCAATTTTGCCTTCATGGCTCTGTTTGCACGAATAACTCTATACTTATCGTCGACTATGGCTATCAGGTCCGGCACAGCATCAAAGGTATATTCCCAATTTTTTGCAGCCTGAATAGCTTCTTTTTCCGCCCTTTTCCTTCCGGAATTTTCTATCCTCTCCCATTTTTCTTCCCTTTTGATCAAAGCAAATTGATGGTTTGAGACCACATCAATAACCTCAGTTGTGCTGCACATATCGAGATAATATGGGCACAGAGCTATCACGTGGCTTTTGCCGATAATAGCATCCACTTTATTTTCATAATCAATAAAGCCACTCCAGCCTTCTTTTTCCAGCCAGCGATTGTCTCCTGCAGCTCTGAGCCCGTCATAGCCTCTTGCCAGAGCCTTATCGATTTTTTCAACCCAACTATTTACGACTCCATCCGGGTCGAAAATACCACCCTTCAGATATCCATGAGTGTAAGGGACGATTTCGATTTGCCCTTTCTCCAGATAAACATCGATATCAGGAATAGCTCTTTTCATTGCTGCTTTTGCCTCTTCTACTTCCAGAGGTTGTGAAATAATCCACACGCAAAGCTCGTTATTTTCCAGCCCTGCTTTGAAATAAGGAACCAGTATGTCTATCAGGTCTTCTTCTGTGTGGTAAAACTGACAGAAATGTGTTCCCCACGGCACATCTCCAACAATATCAATACCGGAATTTCTCAGTTTTTTTCTCATTCCATATTTTCTCCAGGTTTGAGGATATAATGGCAAAAGATGGCAAAACTCATTGCTTCCAGGATGTTCGGTTCTATCTTTTCCACACTTCCTAATTTATATTGGCAGGATCCCACTCTTTACAGGTTACCAGAAGACTTTTACAGCAATATTCAATCGCCTTAAAGAAAGTAAATTCTATAATCTCTTTTCCACCAGACTTTGAGTTTTGGGATCGTCTCTCTAAGTATCGGATTATATTACCAAAGTATTTGCAACTACTTATTATATAAGTATTATATATAATTATAATTATTAAAAATATTAAACTATGTTTCTCGCATATCAGAACTTCCACCAAAAGAATCAGTGATGGAAGGAATGAATCAGTGACTGAAGGAACGGTTGAATTATCTTTCCTGACTCATAAAAACTGTATATATACTGTTGAAACTTGCTCTTGGCAGGTGCGAATTACTCCGAAAAGTGTATCTGTTACTTGGAAATATTGAAGTGAAAAAGGATGGGTAGTGGGGGCGAGTCATTGATCAAATCTGAAAAAACGAGCACATATCCCATGTTTGAAATAAATATGGAGATATTTGGAGGCTTCTGGTTTTCAGTAACTCACCCCTACGACCAAAGGATGATAAATACGAATACTACCTCAAGTCTCTGGAAACTGCAGAGTTTAATCCTAAAATTTACGTCCGAAATTGTTACCATTTGATACTCCGCATGCAGAAAATGGATCAAAAAGAATTAATGAAGCTCATACCATTGTCGAAAGGACAAAATGAAGAAAAGTACTTTGATCTTTTCCTTGAAGCATTGAACAACAAAATTAATGGTAATAAGTATGAAAAGGGTGAGCTTCCAAGTAGCTTGGCAAATGAACTTGAAAAATTTCAGGCTATATCTGCTCAGCTATCCTGGCCTTGACTCCAATTTCTCTTTTTTAAAATGAATAAAGGAGGATTTACTCAACTTTTACTGATTCCATACAGTGCAGCCCCAATTGCTTCCGTGATCTGCGGCTCAGGAGGTACGTAGAGCGAAATACCAAGTTCTTTTTCCAGAAATACCTTGATCCCGCGTTTTTTGCGACACCACCCACGAAAACAACGTTTTGTTTTAATCCTATCTGGCGGACCATAACCGCAACCTTTCTGGCGATATTTTCAATGAGCCTACTGCTATATCTTCTTCTTTAAATCCTCTAGCCCGGAGAGATATAACATCGGACTTGGCAAACACAAACGAAGGAATTTTTTGATATGAAATGGAAAGGAGCGATTACACTTGCAGTTATCTCCTTCGTCAACTTATTCTCATTTTAAAACACTATCAAAATTACTCCCGTAATCCCCAGCATAACAAAGATTCTGAGAGTCTGAGAAATCAGAATAGTTTTCATTCCTATTTTGGGACCGAAGATCCCAACGTAATGCGGGATGTAAATTCTCAGTGTCCCGAGGCTTGTAACGATATTGCCTACCAGGAGGACGATTATGACTTCGATTCCGCTTAAGATTCCCTGCTCCATGAGGTTTGATGCAAGCGTGTAGGCTGCAAGGTGGCTTGCAAAAAGGGCAGCAATTACCGGGAGTCCTTCGACAGGTACAGGCAGATAAGCCGAGACAGGTTCCAGATATGAGCCAAGGGTGTCAAAGACTCCCAGGTCTGTCAGAACAAAAACCAGAATGGTTACCGGGATCATTACCTTGAAAATCCTGATTATGGTTTTCTTCGAAGTCCCGAGGCTTTCTTTAAAAGCCGTCTTTAATGCCGGAGGTTCTTTTTTTTCAAAGTCTTCAAAACGCACTTCTTTTTCTTCAAGCAGGAAATGCCCAACAATAAGGACTATCAGGGTTTTTACAAACCCCACAAAGGTTATCAGGCCCACATAAATGATCCCTGTCGTCCCGAGCAGGGGGACAAGTATCGGGAGCAGGGTCCTCCAGTGCATGACAATTGCAGGAAAAGAGTTCAAAACCGAAGCTATGATCAGTTCATCTTCTTTTATGATTCCTCCATCGTACATGCTTTTAAGTGAAGCATTGGCTGAGGATGTGGATGCAAAAGCCGTAAGGAAACTTACCCCGCATTCTTTTTTGAGGTGGGCGTAGTTTGTAATCGGCTTTACCAGGAAATCAAATTTATAGAACCAGCCGAGGCTTACCAGAAGTTCGGCAAGGACAACTCCAAGGATTATTGAGGGACCTGTTTTTAAAAGGTACTCAGCTGAGTGTATGAGGGAGGCAGGTAACATTCAATGGTATTGAAGTATCAGAGTTTATCAATTTATCTAATAACTCATAACAATTTTTTCAATGACAAAACAGGATAGTTAATTTATCCAGCTTTTCAAAAGCAGGGAATGGTATGTTCTTAAATCTGCTCAACTATGTTCTTAAATATGTCCCAGAGTATATTCCAAGAAACTATATTAAACAATAGTAGCTAATTCCTGATGAATGCTGGGGAAAACAAAGCGCTATCTCGAGGTCATAAAGGTTCTTTTGAAGTACAACCTTATCCCGGAACTCTACCGGGAACTGCGTACAGATTATATTTCAAATACGGATTGTACCTGTGCTTTTGATGTTGAGAACCGGAAGACGGCGGTAAAACTCAGGCAGGCTTTCGAAGAACTCGGACCAACTTTTATTAAGATGGGGCAGACCATGAGCAAGCGGCCTGACCTCGTGCCCCAGCCTTATGTTATAGAGATGGCAAACCTTCAGGACAGGGTTAAACCCCTGCTTTTTGAGGAAATGGCTGAATCTCTTGACCTTGCCTGCATCTGCGAGTATATCTCTCCCGAGGACAGGAACAGGAAAAAAACTGAAGAGGAACTGAAGGCTTCAAAGGAGAGAAGAGCTAAAGCTTTCATTGAAATTTTCGATAGTTTTGATACAAATCCTATAGCCTCCGGTTCGATTGCACAGGTTTACAGGGGCGTCATCGAAGGCAAGCCGGTGGCTGTCAAGATTCTTCGCCCGAACCTCATTGATACTATAAATATCGACCTTTCTATCCTGGACGATTTTAAGCCTGTGATAAAAAAAGTACTCGGGGTAGGAAAGAAATTCGATTTCGATGCTTTTTTACGAGAAATCCGGGAGATGCTTACCCGGGAAGTTGATCTTCGAATCGAAGCAGTCAGTATGAGGCGTTTTGAGGACAATTTTAAGAATGTGAAAAATGTCGCCGTGCCGAAAATCTGTCCCGAATACTGTTCAGTCAATGTCCTTACAATGGAATTCATTCAGGGGACCCAGATCAAGGACATTATCGACATGCCTGTACCCCAGAGCAAAAAATCGGAATATACGCGTACGATTACCAAAAGTTACCTGAAACAGGTCTACATCGACGGTTTTTATCATGCAGACCCTCACGGTGGCAATATGCTGGTCGAGGAGGATGACACCATTGCCTTCATCGATTTCGGGGCTGTCGACAGTATCGATGACGAGCTCAAAAAGAACATGCTTGAATTCTACTATGCTATCAATAACAGGGACGTGGAAGGCGCAACTCAGGGCTTCCTCAGGATAGGGGGCGCAGATCCCAGAGATGTGGATGTC containing:
- a CDS encoding nucleoside recognition domain-containing protein, whose protein sequence is MLPASLIHSAEYLLKTGPSIILGVVLAELLVSLGWFYKFDFLVKPITNYAHLKKECGVSFLTAFASTSSANASLKSMYDGGIIKEDELIIASVLNSFPAIVMHWRTLLPILVPLLGTTGIIYVGLITFVGFVKTLIVLIVGHFLLEEKEVRFEDFEKKEPPALKTAFKESLGTSKKTIIRIFKVMIPVTILVFVLTDLGVFDTLGSYLEPVSAYLPVPVEGLPVIAALFASHLAAYTLASNLMEQGILSGIEVIIVLLVGNIVTSLGTLRIYIPHYVGIFGPKIGMKTILISQTLRIFVMLGITGVILIVF
- a CDS encoding ABC1 kinase family protein, giving the protein MLGKTKRYLEVIKVLLKYNLIPELYRELRTDYISNTDCTCAFDVENRKTAVKLRQAFEELGPTFIKMGQTMSKRPDLVPQPYVIEMANLQDRVKPLLFEEMAESLDLACICEYISPEDRNRKKTEEELKASKERRAKAFIEIFDSFDTNPIASGSIAQVYRGVIEGKPVAVKILRPNLIDTINIDLSILDDFKPVIKKVLGVGKKFDFDAFLREIREMLTREVDLRIEAVSMRRFEDNFKNVKNVAVPKICPEYCSVNVLTMEFIQGTQIKDIIDMPVPQSKKSEYTRTITKSYLKQVYIDGFYHADPHGGNMLVEEDDTIAFIDFGAVDSIDDELKKNMLEFYYAINNRDVEGATQGFLRIGGADPRDVDVCRLRKDMDDLIANQNYGLEGRQSDNYAKLGLKYDIRLPGEFSTLQRAILLIEGVCLELDPRYNIKTIAIPVLMDAYKKLDSSRGTALHIEFSTEPVDEKAELRATIRELADKMEDMGDRFLEGKQKESKRSVFSREFFLSVLLVVSAYILLYGDTFSWIGLLGFGVTVLIALITSLHRE